The Methylocystis sp. ATCC 49242 region CGCCATCAGTGGCCACGTCACCATCACGCCGGAAGGATCGGGCTACCGCGCCGATTGCAGCCTTCATCTGACCTCCGGCATCGTCCTTCAGGCCGACGGCAGGGCGCAGGAGCCCTACGCCACCTTCGATCAGGCGGCGGACCGCATCGAAAAGCGGCTGCGCCGCTATAAGAGCAGGCTCAAGAGCCATCACGACGGGCATGGCCAGGAGGCCGCGCCCGAGGTCGTGCCCTATCAGGTGATCGAGGCGCCGGATCAGGAGAGCGACGCGCCGGCCGAATTCAGCCCGGCGGTAATCGCGGAATCGACCAGGCGGCTGCCCCGCATGTCGGTTTCCGCGGCGGTGCTCCACCTCGACCTCACCGGCGCGCCCGTGCTCGTGTTTCGTCACGCAAATACAGGCCGCGTCAATATTGTGTATCGGCGCAGCGACGACAATATCGGGTGGATCGACACGCCCGGCGGAGAATAGGCGCGGCTGGCGCTTTCGAAAATCGCCGCCGGTCGGCCATAATAGCGGCTTCCTCGGCATGTAACTTGCGATTTGCTTCTGCCGGCGCGCGGGTCGGCAGAAGGACTGGCTTCACAAACGCTTCAACGGATAGGGCGTCGCATGCGGCTTACGGATATTCTCACGCCGGAAGCGGTCATCGCCAATTTGAAGGCGACGACGAAAAAGCAGCTGCTTCAGGAGTTGAGCGATCGGGCGGCGAAGCTTTCTGGTCTGCCCGCGCGTGAAATCTTCGACGCGCTGCTGCATCGCGAGCGGCTCGGTTCGACCGGAATCGGCGAAGGCATCGCCATTCCGCATGGCAAGCTCGCCAGGGTGAAATCGATTTTCGGGATTTTCGCGCGCCTCGATCGTCCGGTTGATTTCGCGTCGCTCGATGGCGCGCCGGTCGATCTGGTGTTTCTGCTGGTCGCGCCGGAAGCGTCGGGCGCCGATCATCTCAAGGCGCTAGCCTGCGCGGCGCGGATGCTTCGCGACCCTGGACTGGTCGCCACCATCCGCGCCACGCGGGATCATGACGCGCTCTACTCTCTGATTGCGCAGCGCTCGGCGAAGCCTCACGCCGCGTAACAATCGACGTCCGGCTTACTCGGCGGGCGTCGGTGCGCGCTTCTGTCCGCCGCCATGCGAGGCGTGTCCGCCTTTGCGGCCCGCTTCCGACGCCAGCATGTGGTCGCGCGAGAAGCTGCGTT contains the following coding sequences:
- the hpf gene encoding ribosome hibernation-promoting factor, HPF/YfiA family; its protein translation is MSLRVSGKNINIGEALRTHITQRLETAASKYFDGAISGHVTITPEGSGYRADCSLHLTSGIVLQADGRAQEPYATFDQAADRIEKRLRRYKSRLKSHHDGHGQEAAPEVVPYQVIEAPDQESDAPAEFSPAVIAESTRRLPRMSVSAAVLHLDLTGAPVLVFRHANTGRVNIVYRRSDDNIGWIDTPGGE
- the ptsN gene encoding PTS IIA-like nitrogen regulatory protein PtsN, whose translation is MRLTDILTPEAVIANLKATTKKQLLQELSDRAAKLSGLPAREIFDALLHRERLGSTGIGEGIAIPHGKLARVKSIFGIFARLDRPVDFASLDGAPVDLVFLLVAPEASGADHLKALACAARMLRDPGLVATIRATRDHDALYSLIAQRSAKPHAA